DNA from Mycobacterium sp. SMC-8:
GGACTGCCCGAGCATGGTGGCGGCGGCGATCTTCTCCCGCCACGGGCCCGCGAGCAGGTCCGCCGCGCGCAGGAACACCGCGGCGCGTTCGTCGAACGGGGTGGCCTCCCATCCGGGTTTGGCAGCGACAGCCGCCTCGACGGCGGCCTCGGCGTCGGCGTGCTCGGCGTTGGTCAACAGGCCGAGACGCTCGGCGTGCCGGTGGGGCTGGACCACCTCGATGGTGGCGCCGGCACCCATCCGGCGCTCCCCGCCGATGACATGGGGCAGATCGACCGGCTCCGCCGCGAGGTCGGACAGCGCGTCCTCCAGTCGATGACGTTCAGGGGATCCGGGGGCGTAGTTGTGCACCGGCTCGTTGGCCGGCATCGGCACATCGGTGATGGCGGTGATGGGGTTCATGACGTGAGACTGGTCCACTCCATCCACGAAATCGATGGCCGAATGGACAACCGGTGGGACACTCGATGGTGATATCGGACAAAGGAGCCGCGATGGTGTCCACGCTCGCAGGTCTCGGTCTCGGCCAGCTGCTGCTGGCGCTGGATCGGACCATGGTCACGCTGATCGAGGCACCGCGCGGGTTGGACATGCCCGTGAGCTCGGTCGCGCTCGTCGACGCCGACGACATCAGGTTGGGGCTGGCCGTCGGCCCGGGATCGGCCGACCTGTTCTTCCTGCTCGGGGTGTCCGACACCGAGGCGCTGTGCTGGCTGGAACAGCATGCCGACCGGCCGGTCGCGATCTTCGTCAAGGAGCCGACCCCTGCGGCGGTGGCCCGCGCGGCCGCGCTCGGCACCGCCGTCGTCACCGTCGACCCCTGTGCCCGCTGGGAGCATCTGTACCGTCTGGTCAACCACGCCCTGGAACACCACGGAGATCGCGGCGACCCGCTGCGCGACTCGGGCACCGACCTGTTCGGCCTCGCACAGTCCATCGCCGACCGGACCCGGGGCATGGTCTGCATCGAGGACGCCGACAGCCACATGCTGGCCTACTCGGCCAGCGACGAAGCCGACGAGTTGCGCCGGCTGACGATCCTCGGCCGTGCCGGACCGCCCGAGCATCTCGAATGGATCGGGCAGTGGGGCATTTTCGACGCGTTGCGGTCGGGTCCCGACGTGGTCCGCGTCGCCGAACGTCCAGAGCTCGGCCTGAGGCCGCGGCTGGCCGCCGGCATCCACCTGCCCGCCGACCCGGCGCACTCGCCGCGGTTCTCGGGGACCATCTGGCTGCAGCAGGGGTCCGCCCCGTGGGCCGATGACGCCGAGGAGATCCTGCGCGGCGGCGCGGTGCTGGCGGCGCGGATCATGTCGCGGCTGGCGGCGACCCCGTCCCAGCACACGGCGCGTGTGCACCAGCTGCTCGGCGTGGCAGGCGGTGCCGTCGACGACGTCGCCGCGCTGGCCCGCGAGCTCGGCATCCCCGCCGACGGACGCGCCGCGCTGGTCGGGTTCCACCGCCACGGCGGACCGCCGCCCACGGACGTTCTGGCGTTGAGCGCCAGTGCTTTTCGTCCAGATGCCCAGGTGGCGGCGGACGGCGACCGAGTGTACGTGCTGTTCCCCGAGCTGCGGGCCAC
Protein-coding regions in this window:
- a CDS encoding CdaR family transcriptional regulator, coding for MVSTLAGLGLGQLLLALDRTMVTLIEAPRGLDMPVSSVALVDADDIRLGLAVGPGSADLFFLLGVSDTEALCWLEQHADRPVAIFVKEPTPAAVARAAALGTAVVTVDPCARWEHLYRLVNHALEHHGDRGDPLRDSGTDLFGLAQSIADRTRGMVCIEDADSHMLAYSASDEADELRRLTILGRAGPPEHLEWIGQWGIFDALRSGPDVVRVAERPELGLRPRLAAGIHLPADPAHSPRFSGTIWLQQGSAPWADDAEEILRGGAVLAARIMSRLAATPSQHTARVHQLLGVAGGAVDDVAALARELGIPADGRAALVGFHRHGGPPPTDVLALSASAFRPDAQVAADGDRVYVLFPELRATEVLSSWAHGVVSTLARELGFQVRAVTAPLPGLAAAATVRAEVDRVLDSAERHPGAIGLVTSLEQARPTVLLDEIVSHIATQGRLVDPRVRRLRAEDPLMASTLQAYLDGFGDIAVVAARLHVHPNTVRYRIRRVEKLLRTSLDDPDERLVLILGLRATERSAAPPPTRIDANSHG